Sequence from the Gloeomargarita sp. SKYB120 genome:
GGCCAGCCAGAGGGGAACACCCCGATGGTCAGGGGGACGGTTGGGATGCGGTTATCCGGCGCAGCGAGGAGAAGCCCAGGAACCGCTGGCCTTTGAATGCGCGATGGGATTTCGAGTGGTAGCCCTTCGCTCCTAGACAAAACTAAGATAGGCAGGGGAGAACGCGAGGGACTGTTATGCCGACAAGTGCCGCTACCGATGCCTACCAAGGTGAATTTCGCCGCCTGCAGGGCCTATTGCCAATGGAAATGCGCGGCTGGGTCACCATTGTGCCCAGTACAGCCATGAATCCGCCGGTAATCACCAGCGAAGAAGTGGACAAGGACCAGGTGGAGATTCAAATTGACCCGGTGCGGTGGGACCAACTGGCAATTGACCAGCGGAATTTGCTCTTCTGGCACGAGGTGGCCCGCATCCAGAGCGATACTTTGCCCAAAGAAGGCTGGGAAATGGCAGCCCTAGCGATTGGCCTGGGGGGAACGGTCGGGGAATTGTGGGTGCAAGACACGCTGTTGCTGTTGCTATCCCTGGGACTGACGGGGTTTGCGGGGTATCGGCTGTGGCGGCGACACCAGAAACAAAACGCTTTGAAGTGGGCGATTCAGGCCGATGAACGGGCGATTCAACTGGCAGTGCAACACGGCTATACCCTCCCAGCCGCCTATAAAAGCTTGGGGAGCGCCCTGAAACTGCTGGCGGAACAGACCCCCAACAAGGGGTTGCGCCGTCGCTACGAAGCCCGTCTCGATGCCCTCAAACGGAGCGCCCAACGGGCCAAGCAGAGCCGTTCCCGCGAATAAGTTGCGCCCCTTGACAACGCCCTATAATAATGGGTAGGCCTACTCATCAATATGGGGAACGCCCTTGCCTACTATAGAAAAGTTGTTTTTATTGCTGTTTTATTATGCCACGCATTTTGGTGATTGATGACGACGCCGCCATTACAGAATTGGTGAAAGTGAATTTAGAATTGGCGGGTTATGATGTCAGCGAAGCCAACGATGGTGTAAAGGGACAGGCGCTCGCCATCCAATTGCTGCCGGATTTGATCATGCTGGATTTGATGTTGCCGCGGGTGGACGGGTTAACGCTATGCCAGCGCCTGCGGCGGGACGAGCGCACCAGCCACATCCCCATCCTGATGTTGACGGCCTTGAGTCAAACCCAGGACAAGGTGGAAGGGTTTAACGCGGGCGCCGACGACTACCTGACCAAACCCTTTGAGGTGCAGGAGATGCTGGCGCGGGTGCGGGCCTTGTTGCGGCGGGCGGACCGGGCACCCCAGGCAGCCCCTGGGGAAATTCTCAGCTACGGCCCGTTGACCCTGATCCCGGAGCGCTTTGAGGCGATTTGGTTTGACAAGACGATTAAACTGACCCATCTAGAGTTTGACCTGCTCCATTGCCTGTTGCAACGGCACGGGCAAACGGTGGCCCCCAGCGACATCTTGCGGGAGGTGTGGGGCTACGACCCGGACGACGACATCGAGACAATCCGGGTACATGTGCGGCATTTGCGCACCAAACTGGAACCGGACCCCCGCCATCCCAAGTACATCAAAACGGTGTACGGGGCGGGCTATTGCCTGGAGCTGCCGCCGGTGGATGGGAAATTGCCCACAGGCCGGAGTCAAACGACGACGTCTCCTTCCCAGAGCTGATAGGATCAAACCAGCGAGTGCCTTTGGGTTTATGGCGACGGAGACGGTGACGCCAACTCGTTACCGGGAATCTGTTCAGGGTGCGCGTCGCCTGAGCAACTACTGGTGGGCAACGGTGACGGGCTTGGGTGGTCTGGGATTTCTGCTGGCTGGGATTTCCAGCTATACCCGGGTGAATTTGTTGCCCTTTGCTGACCCCACCCAGTTGCTGTTTATCCCCCAGGGCATCGTGATGGGCGCTTATGGCGTGGCGGGTTTACTCCTGAGCGGGTTTTTGTGGTTGTTGATTGTCTGGGATGTGGGCGGTGGGTACAACGAATTTGACAAGGAAACCCAACGGGTGACGATTTTCCGGTGGGGCTGGCCAGGAAGAAACCGGCGGGTGGAGCTGGTGTATGACCTGGCGGAGGTGCAGGCCATCCGGGTGATGGTCCGGGATAACTTCCTCAATCCCCGGCGGGCTTTGTATCTGCGGCTGCGAGGTAAGCGGGATATCCCTTTGACGCCGGCGGGACGACCCCTGGCTCTGGGGGAACTGGAGGAACGGGCGGCGCGATTGGCGCGATTTTTGGGTGTGCCAGTAGAGGGATTGTGATGGGACGCGTTGTGTGGCTGGCATTTGTGCTATTGTGGCTGGTGGGTTGCCAGGCCAACGCCGACAGCCTGAATCCATCTCGCCCGGAGCCTGGAGCGATGACATCTTCCCGGTGCAACATCCCCCCCGAACTGGTGCAACCATTGCGCGGCTATCCCTGTCTTAACGGCAAAGCGGTTGTGGAACTGGTGGTCAACGGCCAGACGATCCTGCTGGAGGTAAATGGGGAAGACGCGCCAGTGACAGCGGGGAATTTTGTGGACTTGGTACAGCGCGGGTTTTACGACAACTTGACGTTTCACCGCGTCGTGCGGGAGCCCCAACCGTTTGTGGTTCAAGGTGGCGACCCCAAGGGCAACGGCACTGGCGGGTTTGTGGACCCCCAGACCAAGCGGGAGCGGGTCATTCCCTTGGAGATCAAGCCGGAAGGGGCCACCCAGGCCTTGTATGGGCGCACGTTCCCGGAGCAGAACATCCAGCAAGCCCCCAAGTTGCGCCACCGGCGGGGTGCCCTAGCGATGGCCCGTTCCCAAAATCCCAATTCCGCCTCTTCCCAGTTCTACATCACCCTTGCCGAGACCAGCTTCCTGGATGGGAACTATGCAGTTTTTGGTTACGTGACCAAGGGGATGGAGGTGGTGGACCGGATCAGGCAGGGAGACCGGATCACCCGAGCGCGGGTGGTGCAGGGTGCTGAGCATTTGACCACGATCCAGTGATCGCGATGGAAACCCCCTCGCGCTGGCGGTTGCTCGTGTACCTGTTGCCGGTGGTGGGTCTTGTGCCGGCGCTGTGGAACCTGGCAACCAATCGCCCACGTTCGCGGCGGGAACGGGAATTGAGCCGTAGCGTCGTGACTCTTACCGGCTTGTGGCTGGTCGCCTACGGGTTGTTGGGAACCGCCGCCCAGCAGGAGTCGTTGGCGCTGCCCGCCTTGGTGGTGAACAGCTTCGTGACGTCGGGCTACTTCGTCTTGCAGGTGTGGTTGACGCTCCGGGTCTGGCGAGGCGAATCCCCGTCCTTGCCGTGGCTAGGGCGTTTGGCTCGCCGTTTACCCTAGGGGCGATGTACGCTAATCTAAATGAAGCGCTGAGGTGACCTGTGTCTGTGACGCCCACACCCACTCGAATTGCTCCGGCGCGAGTACGGGCGCGACATTGGCCGCGATGGAGTCTGGCCCTGTTTATCCTACTCGGGGTCAGTTCAGCGGCGGTGGGCGGTGGGCTGGCCTGGTTTTTGCACAGTACTCCCCTGCAACAGCGGTGGTTGAGCCAGGAAGAAGCCAAAACCTTTTTTGGGGAACCCATTGCCGGGGGATTTTGGGGCGTGCCGGAACTACGCCGCCCGGTGAATATCTTGTTTTTGGGGATCAAGGTGCTGGCGTTGGACCCCCAGGCGGGTTACCAGAAGCGGGTCAACGATTTTGAGGGGCTAACGGACACGATGATGCTGTGGCGGTTTGACCCGGATAGGG
This genomic interval carries:
- a CDS encoding DUF3318 domain-containing protein, with translation MPTSAATDAYQGEFRRLQGLLPMEMRGWVTIVPSTAMNPPVITSEEVDKDQVEIQIDPVRWDQLAIDQRNLLFWHEVARIQSDTLPKEGWEMAALAIGLGGTVGELWVQDTLLLLLSLGLTGFAGYRLWRRHQKQNALKWAIQADERAIQLAVQHGYTLPAAYKSLGSALKLLAEQTPNKGLRRRYEARLDALKRSAQRAKQSRSRE
- a CDS encoding peptidylprolyl isomerase, which codes for MTSSRCNIPPELVQPLRGYPCLNGKAVVELVVNGQTILLEVNGEDAPVTAGNFVDLVQRGFYDNLTFHRVVREPQPFVVQGGDPKGNGTGGFVDPQTKRERVIPLEIKPEGATQALYGRTFPEQNIQQAPKLRHRRGALAMARSQNPNSASSQFYITLAETSFLDGNYAVFGYVTKGMEVVDRIRQGDRITRARVVQGAEHLTTIQ
- a CDS encoding response regulator transcription factor encodes the protein MPRILVIDDDAAITELVKVNLELAGYDVSEANDGVKGQALAIQLLPDLIMLDLMLPRVDGLTLCQRLRRDERTSHIPILMLTALSQTQDKVEGFNAGADDYLTKPFEVQEMLARVRALLRRADRAPQAAPGEILSYGPLTLIPERFEAIWFDKTIKLTHLEFDLLHCLLQRHGQTVAPSDILREVWGYDPDDDIETIRVHVRHLRTKLEPDPRHPKYIKTVYGAGYCLELPPVDGKLPTGRSQTTTSPSQS
- a CDS encoding photosystem I assembly protein Ycf4, which produces MATETVTPTRYRESVQGARRLSNYWWATVTGLGGLGFLLAGISSYTRVNLLPFADPTQLLFIPQGIVMGAYGVAGLLLSGFLWLLIVWDVGGGYNEFDKETQRVTIFRWGWPGRNRRVELVYDLAEVQAIRVMVRDNFLNPRRALYLRLRGKRDIPLTPAGRPLALGELEERAARLARFLGVPVEGL